The following are encoded in a window of Methylicorpusculum oleiharenae genomic DNA:
- a CDS encoding efflux RND transporter permease subunit, producing MLGRIIEWSARNVFLVVLATVFIVIGGVYAVLKTPLDALPDLSDVQVIVYTEYPGQAPQVVEDQVTYPLTTAMLSVPHSKVVRGFSFFGASFVYVIFEDGVDVYWARSRVLEYLNFASARLPKGITPSLGPDATGVGWVFQYVVQSARHSLAELRTLQDWFIRYQLTKAHGVAEVAGVGGFVQQYQVIADPRKLQAYGVPLSAIGRVIAESNRDVGGRVVEMTETEYMVRGKGYLRGIQDIEDLVVKAEGGTPVLIRDVARVELGPDERRGVTELNGEGEVVSGIAIARYGQNALEVIENVKAKLREIAPGLPVGVSITPVYDRSLLILKAIENLRDKLIEESLVVAFVCIVFLYHIRSALVAIVMLPVGVLIAFIVMHGLGINSNIMSLGGIAIAIGVMVDAAIVMIENAHKHLERAPPDADRLGLIISAAKEVGPALFLSLLVITISFLPVFVLEEQEGRLFKPLAYTKTFAMAGAAILSVTLVPVLMWLFIRGNILPEHRNPLNRLLIWLYRPVIEGVLRWKKLTICIAMAILLISAYPASKLGSEFMPTLNEGTLLFMPMSLPGLSVTKAAEIMQTHNRILKGFPEVESVFGKAGRAATATDPAPLEMFETVVNLKPESEWRPGMTTDRLIAEMDRATQMPGVTIAWTMPIKNRIDMLSTGIRTPIGIKVFGTDLTQMERLATEIEAAVKTVPGTTSAYAERITGGYYLNIEPDRKQLARYGLSIGNFQDVIATALGGETVTTTVEGRERFNVIVRYPRELRDSPEMIATQVLVPIAGGAMVPLGQLARVSLDKGAPGIRTENALLSAYIFVDIRGRDIGGYVVDAQQAVLEKVKFPPGYYATWSGQFEYMERAKAKLAVAVPMTLFIIFLLLYLNFKRITETLIVMLSLPFSLVGGIWLLYWLDYNLSVAVIVGFIALAGVAAETGVVMLIYLDQALGRIRTIRTAENRPLVKSDLYDAIREGAVERVRPKIMTVAAIMAGLLPIMWGTGTGSEVMRRIAAPMVGGMVSSTLLTLIVIPALYALCKQYSINNETRLRREN from the coding sequence ATGTTGGGACGAATCATTGAATGGTCGGCTCGTAACGTATTCCTGGTGGTGTTGGCAACAGTCTTTATCGTGATCGGCGGCGTTTATGCCGTATTGAAAACCCCACTCGACGCCTTGCCTGACCTGTCGGACGTGCAAGTGATCGTCTATACCGAATACCCCGGCCAGGCGCCGCAGGTGGTTGAGGATCAGGTCACTTATCCCTTGACTACGGCGATGCTGAGCGTCCCTCACTCGAAGGTAGTACGCGGTTTTTCATTTTTCGGTGCCTCTTTCGTCTATGTGATATTTGAAGATGGCGTTGATGTGTATTGGGCGCGATCGCGCGTGCTGGAATACCTGAATTTCGCTTCCGCCCGTCTGCCGAAGGGGATCACGCCGAGTCTTGGGCCTGATGCAACCGGCGTCGGCTGGGTTTTTCAATACGTGGTGCAAAGCGCTCGGCATTCGCTGGCGGAACTTCGGACATTACAGGACTGGTTCATCCGTTACCAGCTGACCAAAGCGCACGGTGTAGCGGAAGTCGCAGGTGTCGGTGGCTTCGTACAGCAATATCAGGTGATCGCTGATCCGCGCAAACTCCAGGCTTACGGCGTCCCGTTGTCAGCGATCGGCCGTGTGATCGCCGAAAGCAACCGTGACGTTGGCGGGCGCGTGGTCGAAATGACGGAAACCGAGTACATGGTGCGAGGCAAAGGCTATCTGCGAGGCATTCAGGATATCGAGGATTTGGTGGTGAAAGCCGAGGGGGGAACTCCGGTACTGATTCGCGATGTTGCTCGTGTGGAACTCGGACCTGACGAGCGCCGCGGTGTTACCGAATTGAATGGCGAAGGTGAGGTGGTATCCGGTATTGCGATTGCCCGTTACGGTCAGAATGCGCTGGAAGTGATCGAAAATGTGAAAGCCAAACTCCGGGAAATTGCTCCGGGGTTACCGGTGGGTGTTTCGATCACTCCTGTTTATGATCGCTCCCTGTTAATTTTGAAAGCCATTGAGAATCTCCGTGACAAATTGATCGAAGAAAGTTTGGTCGTGGCTTTTGTCTGCATCGTGTTTCTCTATCATATACGTAGTGCTCTGGTCGCGATTGTGATGCTGCCGGTCGGCGTGCTGATCGCCTTCATCGTAATGCACGGTCTCGGCATTAATTCGAATATCATGAGTCTCGGAGGCATTGCGATCGCGATCGGGGTAATGGTGGATGCGGCGATCGTCATGATAGAAAACGCGCACAAACATCTGGAGCGCGCCCCGCCTGACGCCGACCGTCTTGGCCTGATAATCAGCGCCGCCAAGGAAGTCGGTCCTGCATTATTCCTGAGTCTTTTAGTGATTACCATCTCATTCCTTCCTGTTTTCGTGCTCGAAGAACAGGAAGGCCGGCTATTCAAACCCCTGGCTTACACCAAGACCTTTGCGATGGCCGGAGCGGCCATTTTGTCCGTGACTTTGGTGCCGGTATTGATGTGGCTGTTCATCCGGGGCAACATCTTGCCGGAGCATCGCAATCCGCTGAATCGACTGTTGATTTGGCTGTATCGGCCGGTGATCGAAGGCGTATTGCGCTGGAAAAAGCTGACTATCTGTATTGCAATGGCCATTCTGCTCATCTCGGCTTATCCGGCGTCGAAATTAGGCAGCGAGTTTATGCCGACACTGAACGAAGGCACTTTACTGTTCATGCCGATGAGCCTGCCCGGTTTATCGGTCACTAAGGCTGCGGAAATCATGCAAACCCATAACCGGATTCTGAAAGGCTTTCCGGAAGTCGAATCGGTGTTTGGCAAAGCCGGGCGCGCAGCCACCGCGACCGACCCTGCGCCGCTCGAAATGTTCGAAACGGTGGTCAACCTGAAACCGGAGTCGGAATGGCGGCCCGGCATGACCACCGACAGGCTAATCGCGGAAATGGATCGGGCGACCCAAATGCCTGGCGTCACGATCGCCTGGACCATGCCGATCAAAAACCGCATCGACATGCTCTCGACCGGTATCCGGACACCGATCGGCATCAAGGTGTTCGGTACCGACCTCACGCAAATGGAACGGCTAGCGACCGAAATCGAAGCCGCCGTCAAAACCGTGCCGGGTACCACCAGCGCCTATGCGGAACGGATTACAGGCGGCTATTACCTCAACATCGAGCCGGATCGAAAGCAATTGGCTCGCTATGGGCTGAGCATCGGCAATTTTCAGGATGTGATCGCGACCGCATTGGGCGGCGAGACTGTCACTACTACGGTGGAAGGCCGAGAACGCTTCAATGTGATCGTGCGCTATCCGCGCGAACTGCGCGACTCCCCGGAAATGATTGCAACACAAGTTCTGGTTCCTATTGCGGGAGGAGCGATGGTCCCGCTCGGACAACTGGCGCGGGTCAGCCTCGATAAAGGCGCGCCGGGCATCCGCACCGAAAACGCGCTGCTTTCCGCCTATATCTTCGTCGATATCCGGGGTCGCGACATCGGCGGTTATGTGGTCGACGCGCAACAGGCCGTGCTGGAAAAAGTTAAGTTTCCGCCCGGCTATTACGCTACCTGGAGCGGCCAGTTCGAATATATGGAGCGCGCGAAGGCCAAGCTGGCCGTTGCCGTTCCAATGACATTGTTCATCATTTTCCTGCTGTTGTACCTGAATTTCAAGCGCATCACCGAAACGCTGATCGTAATGCTGTCGTTGCCGTTTTCGCTGGTCGGCGGCATATGGCTGCTCTACTGGCTCGATTACAACCTCAGCGTGGCGGTCATTGTCGGCTTCATCGCCTTGGCCGGCGTGGCGGCCGAGACCGGTGTCGTGATGCTGATTTATCTGGATCAGGCGCTGGGAAGAATCAGGACGATCCGAACGGCGGAAAACCGGCCGCTGGTCAAATCCGACCTGTACGACGCGATCCGGGAAGGCGCCGTCGAGCGGGTCAGGCCGAAGATCATGACCGTGGCCGCGATCATGGCGGGTCTCCTGCCGATTATGTGGGGAACGGGAACCGGTTCGGAAGTGATGCGCCGCATTGCCGCGCCGATGGTGGGCGGCATGGTCTCGTCAACGTTGTTGACATTGATTGTGATTCCGGCGCTTTACGCCCTGTGTAAACAATATTCTATCAATAACGAAACTCGCTTAAGGAGGGAAAACTGA